A section of the Paracoccaceae bacterium genome encodes:
- a CDS encoding Rieske 2Fe-2S domain-containing protein has protein sequence MNKTAIYKLSELEDRKPQYAIVGEVDLVVVHFDEDISVFYGRCLHRGALMADGFVRGRNLICGVHFWDYRLDSGVSAYANDEALPKFKSWVDGDDICVDADEINAWGHDNPQPYSRNAYLGLYADPSHGATEEPYNDLIQRYAKSGLSKTGHHGAVDSMGVPRAELPDWDDIQLLTAQLATPPLLDDDDVGTDVVIGPNAQKPLRLKIPLFVSDMSFGALSESAKVALARGAELADCVEKLRNQSVADFLRKPMKRNSRKALTTRQRMAARERM, from the coding sequence ATGAACAAGACCGCAATCTACAAACTATCCGAGCTGGAGGACCGCAAACCTCAATACGCCATTGTTGGTGAGGTCGACCTGGTGGTCGTGCACTTTGATGAAGACATTTCGGTCTTCTATGGGCGTTGCCTGCACCGTGGTGCCTTGATGGCCGATGGATTTGTGCGCGGTCGCAACCTGATCTGTGGCGTCCATTTCTGGGACTATCGCCTCGACAGCGGTGTGTCGGCCTATGCCAATGATGAGGCGTTGCCGAAGTTCAAATCCTGGGTCGACGGAGATGATATTTGCGTGGATGCGGATGAGATCAACGCCTGGGGGCATGACAACCCGCAACCCTATAGCCGCAATGCCTATTTGGGGCTTTATGCTGATCCCAGCCACGGCGCGACCGAAGAACCCTACAATGATCTGATACAGCGCTATGCCAAAAGCGGGCTCAGCAAAACCGGCCATCACGGGGCGGTCGACTCGATGGGCGTGCCGCGCGCTGAGTTGCCCGATTGGGACGACATCCAGCTTTTGACGGCCCAGTTGGCGACGCCGCCGCTGTTGGACGATGATGACGTCGGGACCGACGTTGTAATTGGCCCCAATGCACAGAAACCCTTGCGCCTGAAGATCCCGCTGTTCGTATCCGACATGAGTTTCGGGGCCTTGTCCGAATCCGCCAAAGTCGCGCTGGCCCGGGGGGCTGAATTGGCCGATTGTGTTGAAAAACTCCGAAATCAGAGCGTCGCGGATTTCTTGCGAAAACCTATGAAGCGAAATAGTCGGAAAGCTTTGACCACGAGACAGCGCATGGCTGCGCGTGAGCGCATGTAG
- a CDS encoding IS630 family transposase (programmed frameshift), with protein MSAPLPSALRIRFQRYIEEGLSGRAAALRLKLSPATGARWARQVRMKGHAEPARQGPPRGKGKLAPHREFFEELIAQDPDITLFELRNALADAEGVRVHHSSIANLLSRLGFTYKKSLVATERRRAKVRQQRADWFRYRSPAIATFPERVVFIDETAVKTNLTRLRGRAKRGKRLTMDALFGSWGTQTLIAGLTQGALIAPWVIKGAIDGPAFAAYIREVLVPEINPGTVVILDNLATHRNKEATQALRNHGCWFLYLPPYSPDLNPIEQAFSKLKAHLRRIGARSFTQVFEAIGAICDLYDPVECWNYFKAAGYVSG; from the exons ATGTCAGCACCTTTGCCATCTGCGCTTCGGATACGGTTTCAGAGATACATTGAAGAAGGGTTGAGCGGGCGCGCGGCGGCGTTGCGGTTGAAGCTGTCGCCTGCCACAGGCGCGCGGTGGGCGCGTCAGGTGAGGATGAAGGGTCATGCGGAACCTGCCCGGCAGGGACCGCCGCGCGGCAAGGGAAAGCTGGCTCCGCATCGGGAATTCTTTGAGGAGTTGATCGCACAAGACCCTGACATCACGCTCTTTGAGTTGCGTAATGCGCTGGCCGATGCAGAGGGTGTGCGGGTGCATCACTCCTCCATCGCCAACCTTCTGTCCCGGCTCGGCTTCACGTAC AAAAAGTCGCTGGTCGCAACCGAGCGCCGCCGCGCCAAGGTAAGGCAGCAACGGGCCGACTGGTTCAGATACCGCTCGCCAGCCATTGCGACCTTTCCTGAGCGCGTTGTCTTTATTGACGAAACCGCAGTGAAGACAAACCTCACGCGCCTACGCGGCAGAGCCAAGCGCGGTAAGCGCCTGACGATGGATGCGCTCTTCGGAAGCTGGGGAACCCAAACCTTGATCGCGGGCCTGACCCAAGGCGCGCTGATCGCACCTTGGGTCATCAAGGGAGCGATAGATGGCCCCGCCTTCGCGGCCTACATCCGCGAAGTGCTGGTCCCCGAGATCAACCCCGGCACTGTCGTCATTCTCGACAACCTGGCAACCCACCGGAATAAGGAGGCGACGCAGGCTTTACGCAATCACGGCTGCTGGTTCCTTTACCTGCCACCGTACTCGCCCGACCTGAATCCCATCGAGCAGGCCTTCTCTAAACTGAAAGCCCATTTGCGACGGATCGGGGCCAGGTCCTTTACCCAGGTCTTCGAAGCAATCGGAGCAATCTGCGATCTCTACGACCCAGTAGAATGCTGGAACTACTTTAAGGCCGCCGGATATGTCTCAGGTTAA
- a CDS encoding LysE family translocator gives MLWEVLTGFDPAVLAAFVVAGLLLNFTPGADFVFITASGIAGGPRIGMAAGIGVLCGVVVHVVAAAVGVSAFLLAAPAAYDVIRFAGAAYLLWLAVQMWRASGDLAEGRAAPGVRAAIRRGFITNVLNPKTALFIFAFIPQFTDPAIGPVWVQILILGAIFTFNGFIFAMCLGAAAGLFADLLRSRVRILNKLTAILFGGLAARLILD, from the coding sequence ATGCTGTGGGAGGTTCTGACCGGATTCGACCCTGCCGTACTGGCGGCGTTTGTCGTCGCGGGGCTGTTGCTGAACTTCACCCCCGGTGCGGATTTCGTCTTTATCACCGCCAGCGGCATTGCCGGTGGCCCCCGCATTGGCATGGCGGCGGGGATTGGCGTGCTGTGTGGTGTCGTCGTTCATGTCGTTGCCGCCGCCGTCGGGGTGTCGGCCTTTCTGCTTGCGGCGCCTGCGGCCTATGACGTGATCCGCTTCGCAGGCGCTGCCTATCTGCTGTGGCTGGCGGTCCAGATGTGGCGCGCCAGCGGTGATCTGGCCGAAGGGCGCGCTGCGCCCGGCGTGCGCGCGGCGATCCGGCGGGGCTTCATCACCAACGTCCTGAACCCGAAAACCGCCCTGTTCATCTTTGCCTTCATCCCGCAATTCACCGATCCGGCCATCGGCCCGGTCTGGGTACAGATCCTGATCCTTGGCGCGATCTTCACGTTCAACGGCTTCATCTTCGCGATGTGCCTGGGCGCGGCGGCGGGCCTGTTCGCCGACCTTCTGCGAAGCCGCGTGCGCATCCTCAACAAACTCACAGCAATCCTTTTCGGCGGCCTTGCGGCGCGCCTGATCCTTGACTGA
- a CDS encoding FAD-dependent oxidoreductase, which translates to MADFPTTARVVIIGGGAVGASCLYHLAKAGWTDCVLLEKNELTAGSTWHAAGNCPSFSTSWAVMNMQRYSLELYRGLAEEVDYPMNYHVTGSVRLAHSKQRMQEFERARGMGRYQGLDLEMMAVDDIKARYPFIETHDLAGALYDPDDGDIDPAQLTQALAKGARQMGARIERFCPATGVSREGDEWIVNTDKGDIRCEKVVNAAGYYAQRVGEWFKPYGGRTVPMAVMSHQYFLTDEIPELKQWSDENDAKLPLLRDVDSSYYLRQEKYGLNLGPYERNCKAHWITPDDQMPEDFSFQLYPDDLERLEWYMEDAMARVPILGTAGVGKVINGPIPYAPDGLPLIGPMPGVKNAYEACVFTFGITQGGGAGKVLAEWVTEGQTEWDMWAVDPQRYTDYTDQQYCIDKAVEVYGHEYAMHFPHHEWPAGRDRKLSPLHSRLKDAGAVFGAYNGWERANWFAKPGDDTGHEATQTWDRVGPWEARIREECEAVRDHCGVLAITGFTRLKVEGPGARDFVDGLSASRLPGEGRIGLVYFADDRGRIVTEMSCMVHGPDEVGLITAATAQWHDAEHLWRNAPEGITVTDHTRDAECLLVTGPKARDILAPLTDGDLSKGWLTTQLDTKVAGKDCALLRVSFAGELGWELHCGIDDAPAIWDAVSGAGATPFGMYALNSLRIEKGYRAWKGDLSTDYTLLQGGLDRFVKLDKPQDFPGKAATLAEKQQGVTKRFATLIVEAGDQDAPYMATIWHDGQVVGETTSGAYGHRVGASIALGMIRADLAVEGTEVEVDIFGQRCRAVVQADQPLWDPANERIRA; encoded by the coding sequence ATGGCTGACTTCCCAACAACGGCCCGCGTGGTCATCATCGGTGGCGGCGCGGTTGGGGCCTCGTGCCTCTATCATCTGGCCAAGGCGGGCTGGACTGATTGCGTTCTGCTGGAAAAGAACGAGCTGACGGCCGGATCCACCTGGCACGCCGCCGGGAACTGCCCGTCATTCTCGACCAGCTGGGCGGTGATGAACATGCAGCGTTACTCACTGGAGCTGTATCGCGGCCTGGCCGAAGAGGTCGACTATCCGATGAACTACCACGTTACCGGGTCGGTCCGGCTGGCGCATTCGAAACAGCGCATGCAGGAGTTTGAGCGTGCCCGCGGCATGGGCCGGTATCAGGGCCTTGATCTGGAAATGATGGCTGTCGATGACATCAAGGCGCGCTATCCGTTCATCGAAACCCATGATCTGGCAGGCGCGCTTTATGATCCCGATGACGGCGACATTGACCCGGCGCAGCTGACCCAGGCGCTGGCCAAGGGCGCACGGCAAATGGGTGCGCGGATCGAAAGGTTCTGCCCGGCGACCGGAGTGTCGCGCGAGGGCGACGAATGGATCGTCAACACCGACAAAGGCGATATCCGGTGTGAGAAAGTGGTGAACGCCGCCGGATACTACGCGCAGCGTGTCGGCGAATGGTTCAAGCCCTACGGCGGGCGCACCGTGCCGATGGCGGTGATGAGCCACCAGTATTTCCTGACCGATGAAATTCCAGAGCTGAAGCAATGGTCGGATGAGAACGACGCCAAGCTGCCGCTGCTGCGTGACGTGGACTCGTCCTATTACCTGCGGCAGGAAAAATACGGCCTGAACCTTGGCCCGTATGAGCGGAACTGTAAGGCGCATTGGATCACGCCCGACGATCAGATGCCTGAGGATTTTTCCTTTCAGCTCTACCCCGACGATCTGGAGCGGTTGGAGTGGTACATGGAAGACGCCATGGCACGTGTGCCGATCCTTGGCACCGCCGGAGTTGGCAAGGTCATCAATGGCCCGATCCCCTATGCGCCCGATGGTCTGCCTCTGATCGGGCCGATGCCGGGGGTGAAAAACGCCTATGAGGCTTGCGTGTTCACGTTTGGGATCACCCAGGGCGGCGGGGCTGGCAAGGTGCTGGCCGAATGGGTCACCGAAGGCCAGACGGAATGGGACATGTGGGCGGTCGATCCGCAGCGTTATACCGATTACACTGACCAGCAGTATTGCATCGACAAGGCGGTCGAGGTCTACGGCCACGAATACGCCATGCATTTCCCGCACCACGAATGGCCCGCCGGGCGCGACCGCAAGCTGTCGCCGCTGCACAGCCGCCTGAAGGATGCCGGTGCCGTGTTCGGTGCCTACAACGGCTGGGAGCGGGCAAACTGGTTCGCCAAACCGGGTGACGACACCGGGCATGAAGCGACCCAGACATGGGACCGCGTTGGCCCGTGGGAGGCGCGGATCCGCGAAGAATGCGAAGCTGTGCGCGACCATTGCGGTGTGCTGGCGATCACCGGGTTCACCCGGCTGAAGGTCGAAGGGCCGGGCGCGCGGGATTTCGTTGACGGGCTCAGCGCGTCGCGCCTTCCCGGCGAGGGCCGGATCGGCCTCGTCTATTTCGCAGATGACCGGGGCCGGATCGTGACCGAAATGTCTTGCATGGTGCATGGCCCCGACGAGGTCGGGTTGATCACCGCCGCCACGGCGCAATGGCACGACGCCGAGCATCTGTGGCGCAACGCACCCGAAGGGATCACCGTCACCGATCACACCAGGGACGCGGAATGCCTGCTGGTCACCGGCCCCAAGGCGCGCGACATCCTGGCGCCGCTGACCGATGGCGATCTGTCCAAAGGCTGGCTGACGACGCAGCTTGATACCAAGGTCGCCGGGAAGGACTGCGCGTTGCTGCGGGTGTCGTTTGCAGGCGAACTGGGGTGGGAACTCCATTGCGGCATCGATGATGCGCCGGCGATCTGGGACGCAGTGTCCGGCGCGGGGGCCACGCCGTTCGGGATGTACGCGCTGAACAGTCTTCGGATCGAAAAGGGCTATCGCGCGTGGAAGGGTGATCTGTCCACCGACTACACGTTGCTGCAAGGCGGGTTGGACCGGTTCGTCAAGCTCGACAAGCCGCAGGATTTCCCCGGCAAGGCCGCCACATTGGCTGAAAAACAGCAGGGCGTGACGAAGCGCTTCGCCACGCTGATCGTCGAGGCAGGCGATCAGGACGCGCCCTATATGGCGACGATCTGGCACGATGGGCAGGTTGTGGGCGAGACGACATCGGGCGCTTATGGCCACCGGGTCGGTGCCTCCATCGCGCTGGGCATGATCCGGGCTGATCTGGCGGTTGAAGGCACCGAGGTTGAGGTTGATATCTTCGGCCAGCGGTGCCGCGCCGTCGTGCAGGCCGATCAGCCGTTGTGGGATCCGGCGAACGAACGGATACGGGCGTGA
- a CDS encoding cupin domain-containing protein — MHHDPATTRTLGADIRALRRARGLTLTDVAARLGRSVGWASQVERDLSAPGIDDLRQIAALFDVPLSTLFGQPEAPAHEDGFIVRAGARRAIGSGEAGLVEELLSPDLTDDFEVVHSTFAPGSAIGQPVVRATQEVGYVVSGKLDLTIAGTCHNLGAGDSFRIRGEAHAWANPYDDPAVVIWVIAPPVY, encoded by the coding sequence ATGCACCACGACCCAGCAACCACACGTACCCTTGGCGCAGATATCCGCGCCTTGCGCCGCGCACGTGGTTTGACGCTGACGGATGTGGCCGCCCGGCTTGGCCGTTCGGTTGGTTGGGCCAGTCAGGTTGAACGCGACCTTTCGGCCCCCGGTATCGACGACTTGCGCCAGATTGCAGCGCTGTTCGACGTTCCGCTGTCGACGCTGTTCGGGCAGCCCGAAGCCCCGGCGCATGAGGATGGCTTTATCGTTCGCGCCGGTGCGCGCCGGGCCATCGGCTCGGGCGAGGCGGGTCTGGTCGAAGAGCTGCTTTCCCCCGACCTGACAGATGATTTTGAGGTGGTGCATTCCACCTTCGCACCCGGATCCGCGATCGGCCAACCGGTCGTCCGCGCCACGCAGGAGGTCGGCTATGTCGTCAGCGGCAAGCTGGACCTGACCATCGCCGGGACGTGTCACAATCTTGGCGCCGGAGACAGTTTCCGCATCCGGGGAGAGGCGCATGCCTGGGCAAACCCCTATGACGATCCGGCCGTGGTGATCTGGGTCATCGCCCCGCCGGTGTATTAG
- a CDS encoding GFA family protein: MMLTGSCLCGATTFAASGAPKGASVCHCTQCRKQSGHIWASAQVDAQALTIEGPVKWFAASAEAVRGFCPNCGSFLFWKAHSESTISFALGAIDGPTGLQLERHIFVADKGDYYDIADGLPQVRRS; the protein is encoded by the coding sequence CTGATGTTGACCGGGTCATGTTTGTGCGGGGCGACGACTTTTGCCGCTTCTGGCGCGCCCAAAGGGGCGTCGGTCTGCCATTGCACGCAATGCCGCAAGCAATCCGGACATATCTGGGCTTCGGCCCAGGTGGATGCGCAGGCGCTGACGATCGAGGGGCCGGTGAAATGGTTCGCCGCCAGTGCCGAGGCGGTGCGTGGGTTCTGCCCGAATTGCGGGTCATTCCTGTTCTGGAAGGCCCACAGCGAAAGCACCATAAGTTTCGCGCTTGGGGCGATTGACGGGCCAACCGGGTTGCAGTTGGAGCGCCATATCTTCGTTGCCGACAAGGGCGATTACTATGACATCGCTGACGGGCTACCCCAGGTGAGGCGTTCCTGA
- a CDS encoding pyridoxal-phosphate dependent enzyme: MTPGLETEIVDQDAYDRNVERLHTAGVILPRIAELSDPVARITGKMDDVGSADPDAADPRNLFRVHWHNAQDRKGLAEVPEHIVLGENITGVKAKIVVALGDRFPMIDCHKVLAAYGCLIPRLMSGVFDTTRHRAVWPSTGNYCRGGVAISNLLGCRSVAVLPEGMSRERFDWLNRWLSDPNDIYRTPGTESNVKEIYDACHTLAKSPENLILNQFAEYGNYIIHRAVTGPAMERIFNHMNAGGNLTPRVFVSATGSAGTIAAGDHLKATLGTQIGAIEALECPTLLYNGYGEHNIQGIGDKHVPLIHNVMNTDFVIGVSDRASDGLNMVANTTAGRDYLANYRGVTQEEIAGLAHFGLSSLTNITGAIKYAKYMNLGPDDVVMTVATDGAAMYETELQIAEKKLGSNGLDTVKAAEIFGRSVLGASTDHMIELTRRDRDRIFNLGYYTWVEQQGTALEDFDPRRDQSFWDGLLDHVPVWDGMIERFNAA; encoded by the coding sequence ATGACGCCCGGATTGGAAACCGAGATCGTCGATCAGGACGCCTATGACCGCAATGTAGAGCGGTTGCATACGGCAGGCGTCATTCTGCCCCGCATTGCCGAGCTTTCCGACCCGGTGGCCCGCATCACAGGCAAGATGGACGACGTGGGCAGCGCGGACCCGGATGCCGCCGATCCGCGGAACCTGTTCCGCGTCCACTGGCACAACGCCCAGGACCGGAAGGGCCTTGCAGAGGTGCCCGAACACATCGTGCTGGGCGAAAATATTACCGGGGTGAAGGCAAAGATTGTCGTGGCCCTTGGCGATCGCTTCCCGATGATCGACTGCCACAAGGTACTGGCCGCCTATGGCTGTCTTATCCCGCGCCTGATGTCGGGCGTTTTCGATACCACACGTCACCGGGCCGTCTGGCCTTCGACTGGCAACTATTGCCGGGGCGGCGTGGCAATCTCGAACCTTTTGGGCTGCCGGTCGGTCGCTGTTCTGCCCGAGGGTATGAGCCGTGAACGCTTTGATTGGCTAAACCGCTGGCTGTCGGATCCGAACGACATTTATCGGACGCCGGGGACTGAAAGCAACGTCAAGGAAATCTATGATGCCTGTCACACGCTGGCCAAAAGCCCGGAAAACCTGATCCTCAACCAGTTCGCCGAATACGGCAACTATATCATCCACCGCGCGGTGACCGGCCCGGCGATGGAGCGTATTTTCAACCATATGAATGCAGGCGGTAATCTGACGCCCCGCGTCTTCGTTTCGGCCACCGGTTCGGCCGGCACCATCGCGGCGGGGGATCATCTGAAGGCGACGCTGGGCACCCAAATCGGCGCAATAGAAGCGCTTGAATGCCCGACGCTTCTGTACAATGGCTATGGCGAGCACAACATCCAGGGCATCGGCGACAAGCACGTGCCGCTGATCCATAACGTCATGAACACCGACTTCGTGATCGGTGTGTCGGACCGGGCCTCGGACGGGCTGAACATGGTGGCGAACACGACCGCGGGCCGCGACTACCTTGCGAACTATCGCGGGGTGACACAGGAAGAAATCGCGGGCCTTGCGCATTTTGGCCTGTCGTCGCTTACCAATATCACCGGCGCGATCAAATACGCCAAATACATGAACCTTGGGCCGGACGACGTGGTTATGACCGTCGCAACCGATGGCGCCGCCATGTACGAAACGGAATTGCAGATTGCCGAGAAGAAACTCGGTAGCAATGGCCTCGACACGGTGAAGGCCGCCGAAATCTTCGGCCGTTCGGTCCTTGGTGCTTCGACTGATCACATGATCGAACTTACCCGTCGCGACCGCGACCGCATCTTCAACCTTGGTTACTACACCTGGGTCGAACAACAAGGCACGGCACTGGAAGACTTTGATCCCCGCCGGGATCAGTCGTTCTGGGACGGGCTTTTGGACCACGTGCCCGTGTGGGACGGAATGATCGAACGCTTCAACGCCGCCTGA
- a CDS encoding molybdopterin-dependent oxidoreductase, whose amino-acid sequence MPLTATHWGVYRAEVQNGQLTALHPFERDPAPSPIGRGYLDALDGPLRIKTPMVRKAWLESERGEGQQRSGQDTFVSVTWDDASKLVAGELDRVRRDHGNQAIYGGSYGWASAGRFHHAQSQLHRFLNCIGGYTRSVNSYSLAAGEVILSHVLGDAAAFIHAPQSWQWIVEHTELLVAFGGIPTRNSQISAGGTGYHRTEEGLRQAKEAGVSFVNVSPNRSDMPPALGAAWLPLRPGSDVALMLGLAHEIHRNGWHDVDFLKRFTSGFDQFVGYLTGKSDGIAKSAAWAATLSAVPEAEIQALAKRMAHGRTMISTSWSLTRQENGEQPFWMATTLAAMLGQIGLPGGGVAFGYGAANSMGSERKRARYAALPQLKNPIDEFIPVARISDMLLNPGATYRFNGETRRYPDIRLVYWAGGNPFHHHQDLTRLSDAWQRPETVIVQDYCWNALAKRADIVLPCTTPLERDDIMITPRDRFVVAMKAAIPPIGEARNDHDILRAVAAQMGVEDKFTGKKTSAEWLRWLFEESRALASDAGIDLPEYDHFLEAGWHETELPTEPMDAFTDFRNDPVARPLRTPSGKIEITSTVIAAFGEATVLPHPAWYEPTEWLGKKGAKHPFHLISSQPADKLHSQLDHGRTSRSAKANNRAPLMVNPEDARRMGISDWSCVRVFNSRGACLATARLCPDLMMGVVQMSTGAWLDSILQSDGTLFCRHGNPNLVTRDGGTSSLAQGPIAHSCLVAIERFEANDQIAAFVPPDIQYGDG is encoded by the coding sequence CTGCCGCTGACGGCGACCCATTGGGGTGTCTACAGGGCCGAAGTGCAAAACGGCCAGTTGACGGCACTACACCCGTTTGAACGTGATCCTGCGCCTTCACCCATCGGGCGGGGCTATCTGGACGCGTTGGATGGCCCGTTGCGGATCAAAACACCGATGGTGCGCAAAGCCTGGCTGGAAAGCGAACGCGGCGAAGGGCAGCAGCGCAGCGGTCAAGACACATTTGTCAGCGTGACATGGGACGACGCCTCGAAACTGGTGGCTGGAGAGTTGGACAGGGTGCGCCGTGACCACGGCAATCAGGCGATCTATGGCGGTTCTTACGGTTGGGCTTCGGCGGGCCGCTTCCACCATGCGCAAAGCCAGCTTCACCGGTTCCTCAACTGCATCGGCGGCTACACCCGGTCGGTCAATTCCTATTCCCTTGCCGCGGGCGAGGTGATCCTGTCCCATGTCCTTGGCGATGCCGCTGCGTTCATCCATGCGCCGCAATCCTGGCAGTGGATTGTGGAACATACCGAACTCTTGGTGGCTTTCGGCGGCATTCCGACACGCAATAGCCAGATCAGCGCCGGCGGCACGGGATACCACAGGACCGAAGAAGGGCTGAGGCAGGCCAAAGAGGCTGGCGTGTCGTTCGTCAACGTCTCTCCCAACCGAAGCGACATGCCGCCTGCGCTGGGCGCTGCGTGGCTGCCCCTCCGCCCCGGAAGCGATGTGGCGTTGATGCTGGGATTGGCGCACGAGATTCACCGCAACGGCTGGCACGATGTTGATTTCCTGAAGCGTTTTACCAGCGGATTTGACCAGTTTGTTGGCTATCTGACGGGCAAGTCGGATGGCATCGCCAAATCAGCGGCCTGGGCCGCAACCCTTTCGGCGGTCCCCGAAGCGGAGATCCAGGCGCTCGCCAAACGAATGGCCCATGGGCGCACGATGATATCTACCAGTTGGTCCCTGACCCGGCAGGAAAACGGCGAGCAGCCGTTTTGGATGGCAACAACGCTCGCCGCCATGCTGGGCCAGATCGGCCTGCCCGGTGGCGGCGTCGCCTTTGGCTATGGCGCGGCAAATTCCATGGGCAGTGAACGCAAGCGCGCCCGATATGCCGCCCTGCCGCAACTGAAAAACCCGATCGACGAATTCATCCCGGTCGCCCGGATTTCTGACATGTTGCTAAACCCGGGCGCCACGTACCGCTTCAATGGCGAAACCCGTCGATACCCCGATATCCGCCTGGTCTATTGGGCCGGAGGCAATCCCTTTCATCACCACCAGGATCTGACCCGCCTGTCGGATGCCTGGCAAAGGCCGGAAACGGTGATCGTTCAGGATTACTGCTGGAATGCGCTGGCCAAACGGGCCGACATTGTTCTTCCCTGCACGACGCCCCTTGAGCGCGACGATATCATGATCACGCCCCGCGATCGCTTTGTCGTCGCGATGAAGGCGGCGATCCCTCCCATCGGAGAGGCCCGTAACGATCACGACATTCTGCGCGCCGTCGCCGCGCAAATGGGCGTTGAAGACAAGTTCACAGGCAAAAAAACCAGTGCCGAGTGGTTGCGATGGCTCTTTGAGGAAAGCCGCGCCCTGGCCAGCGACGCTGGAATTGATTTGCCGGAATATGATCATTTTCTTGAGGCTGGATGGCACGAGACAGAGCTGCCGACCGAGCCAATGGATGCGTTCACCGACTTTCGAAATGATCCGGTCGCGCGCCCGCTCAGGACGCCAAGTGGCAAGATCGAAATCACGTCGACAGTGATTGCCGCCTTTGGCGAAGCAACTGTTTTGCCGCACCCGGCCTGGTACGAACCGACCGAATGGCTAGGGAAAAAGGGGGCAAAACATCCGTTTCATCTGATCTCTTCCCAGCCGGCCGACAAACTTCATTCGCAACTGGATCACGGGCGAACCAGTCGGTCCGCAAAGGCGAATAATCGTGCACCCTTGATGGTAAACCCGGAAGATGCCCGGCGCATGGGCATATCAGATTGGTCCTGTGTCAGGGTATTCAATTCCAGAGGTGCCTGCCTTGCAACCGCAAGATTGTGCCCCGATTTGATGATGGGCGTTGTGCAAATGAGCACCGGCGCCTGGTTGGATTCCATTCTCCAAAGCGATGGCACGCTATTTTGCCGCCACGGGAACCCAAACCTTGTTACGCGTGACGGTGGCACTTCCTCATTGGCGCAGGGGCCGATCGCGCATAGCTGCCTGGTCGCCATTGAGCGATTTGAAGCAAATGACCAAATCGCCGCGTTCGTGCCGCCAGACATCCAATACGGTGATGGCTGA
- a CDS encoding IS481 family transposase: MEEVFMTNEERDIQRKLRVLQHAEKIGHARKACRYFGIGRSSFYRCRVAYQKHGEAGLKNAKSIPKNPANQTPAEIVEKVLYLRRKYHLGPIRIVWYLARYHGIKISDAGVYRILKRNGLNRLPRGTRMRKLHTKRYQKQVPGHHIQVDVKFLTFKGKGGEKIRRFQYTAIDDATRVRALKVYEKHTQANAISFIDHIIERFPFRIREVRTDNGHEFQAKFHWHVEDLGIRHAHIKRGTPQLNGKVERSHRSDQQEFYQLLSYKGDVDLEVKLDEWERFYNFARPHGAHNGQTPYEALRDKLQ; this comes from the coding sequence ATGGAGGAAGTATTCATGACGAACGAAGAACGCGACATTCAGCGTAAGCTTAGAGTGCTCCAACACGCCGAGAAGATCGGCCATGCCCGTAAAGCCTGTCGGTATTTTGGGATCGGCAGGTCTAGCTTTTATAGATGTAGGGTTGCCTATCAAAAGCATGGTGAGGCCGGTTTGAAGAACGCCAAGTCAATTCCGAAAAACCCCGCCAATCAAACGCCTGCTGAGATCGTCGAGAAAGTTCTGTATCTACGCCGCAAGTATCACCTCGGGCCAATTAGGATCGTTTGGTATTTGGCGCGCTATCACGGCATCAAAATCTCGGATGCTGGGGTTTATCGCATTCTCAAACGCAACGGTCTCAACCGACTTCCCAGAGGCACGCGGATGCGGAAATTGCACACCAAACGCTATCAGAAACAGGTTCCGGGCCATCATATCCAAGTGGATGTTAAGTTTCTGACATTCAAAGGAAAAGGCGGCGAAAAGATCCGCCGGTTTCAATATACGGCGATCGACGACGCGACCAGAGTTCGAGCCCTCAAGGTCTATGAGAAACACACGCAGGCAAACGCGATCAGCTTCATTGACCACATCATTGAAAGGTTTCCATTCCGCATTCGGGAAGTGCGTACAGATAATGGTCACGAGTTCCAGGCCAAATTCCATTGGCATGTTGAAGATCTTGGGATCAGGCACGCCCATATCAAGCGCGGCACGCCCCAACTCAATGGAAAAGTGGAACGCTCACACCGATCCGATCAGCAGGAGTTCTACCAGCTGCTCAGTTACAAAGGCGACGTCGATTTAGAGGTCAAACTCGACGAATGGGAACGGTTCTACAACTTCGCCAGACCGCACGGCGCACACAACGGCCAGACCCCTTACGAAGCTCTCAGAGACAAGCTACAGTAA